The following are from one region of the Hemitrygon akajei unplaced genomic scaffold, sHemAka1.3 Scf000039, whole genome shotgun sequence genome:
- the LOC140720277 gene encoding E3 ubiquitin-protein ligase TRIM39-like isoform X2: MLRGSWGNFGSIATGFTCVIMAFAMTRTTEGVSVTLDVETANPRLEVSDDRKSVRWTWTQRNVLYTRKIFTNWSCVLGSEGFTSGRHYWEAEVTGNRSWCLGVVAESGERKGRVNLSPETGFWVIRRVDDVLYRDYDVYRDLPSPESRLPAGPIPGRVGVYLSYESGTVSFYNAETKSHLHTFTGNKFTEKLYPFFRTGNVNQWLRICSGSAPGL; the protein is encoded by the exons atgttacgggggagctgggggaacttcggatcgatcgctacgggattcacgtgtgtaatcatggcgtttgccatgacccgcacaacggaggggg tgtctgtcaccctggatgtggaaacggcgaatccgcggctcgaggtgtctgacgatcggaagagtgtgagatggacttGGACCCAGAGGAATGTCCTTTACACCCGGAAGATATTCACAAACTggtcttgtgtgctgggatcggagggattcacatcggggagacattactgggaggcgGAGGTGACAGGGAATCGGagctggtgtctgggagtcgtcGCAGAGTCTGGggagaggaagggacgggtcaatctgagtccggagaccggattctgggtcatcaggcGGGTTGATGACGTGTTatatcgggattatgacgtgtaccgtgatctcccctcccccgagtcccgtctccctgccggtcccatccccgggagggtgggagtttatctcagttacgagtccgggacagtttcattttacaacgcggagaccaagtcccacctccacaccttcactgggaataaattcacagagaaactttatcctttcttccggaCTGGGAATGtcaaccagtggctgagaatctgctccggttccgctccgggtctgtaa